In Entomomonas moraniae, one DNA window encodes the following:
- the tal gene encoding transaldolase — protein MPNKLEQLRKMTTVVADTGDLEAITRLKPVDATTNPSLLLKAASLAQYQNLLEQAKKYKDILLACDQFAVSVGKEILQAIPGRISTEVDARLSFDTPATVARAKRLIELYQAQHIEKDRILIKIAATWEGIQAAKQLEKEGIQTNLTLLFSFSQALACAEAGVFLISPFVGRIYDWYKKSTGHDFTASNDPGVQSVSRIYNYYKHYGYKTIVMGASFRNLGQIEQLAGCDRLTISPDLLEKLSQDNNPLPQVLTPEQGCDESKQILTESQYRWQLNEDAMATEKLAEGIRAFARDQEKLEAILSA, from the coding sequence ATGCCAAATAAACTCGAACAATTGCGTAAAATGACAACTGTAGTTGCCGACACAGGAGATTTAGAGGCTATTACTCGTTTGAAGCCTGTTGATGCAACAACCAATCCATCATTGCTATTAAAAGCAGCGTCGTTAGCACAGTATCAAAACCTACTAGAACAAGCTAAAAAATACAAAGATATCTTATTGGCTTGTGATCAATTTGCTGTATCTGTCGGTAAAGAAATTTTACAGGCCATTCCTGGGCGTATTTCTACCGAAGTAGATGCTCGCCTTTCATTTGATACACCTGCAACAGTGGCACGTGCAAAGCGCCTGATTGAACTTTACCAAGCACAACATATCGAGAAAGATCGCATATTAATAAAAATTGCAGCCACATGGGAAGGGATACAAGCCGCTAAACAACTAGAAAAAGAAGGCATTCAAACCAACTTAACTCTACTTTTCTCTTTCTCTCAAGCTTTAGCCTGTGCAGAGGCCGGTGTATTTTTAATTTCGCCCTTTGTGGGGCGTATCTACGACTGGTACAAAAAATCCACAGGTCATGATTTTACTGCTTCTAATGACCCAGGTGTTCAATCTGTCAGTCGTATTTATAATTACTATAAACATTATGGCTATAAAACCATTGTTATGGGCGCAAGCTTTCGCAATTTAGGGCAAATTGAGCAATTGGCAGGGTGTGATAGACTAACCATCAGCCCTGATCTATTAGAAAAGCTCTCACAAGATAACAATCCTCTTCCTCAAGTATTAACCCCTGAGCAAGGATGCGATGAGTCAAAACAAATACTCACTGAAAGCCAGTACCGTTGGCAATTAAATGAAGATGCGATGGCCACAGAAAAGTTAGCTGAGGGTATTCGAGCATTCGCTAGAGACCAAGAAAAATTAGAAGCTATTTTAAGCGCGTAA